Proteins encoded within one genomic window of Brachybacterium muris:
- a CDS encoding DUF58 domain-containing protein, with protein sequence MNVETPLPSNTADAKAARRAAKAARKRERADARALARRQKRLASTGAAASGERAAGADATQPSASAAQKPVSLRERMAEVWMRRIHPVIDVISPIGWAVLGVALACWTLGLIFKITELNVIALALTLPLVIAALFVLGRTSYKVTLDLQTHRVVVGTRAVGRVEVANPTQRVILPSRIELAVGAATAQFMVPRLAAEQSHEELFAVPTRRRAVLVVGPVRSVRDDPLSLMRRQVTWAKSQELYVHPRTVRLDEAASGYLRDLEGTPSSDLSSSDIAFHALRDYTPGDDRRHVHWRTTARTGKLMVRQFEETRRSHVVVALDNLADHYASEDEFELAVSAAASISAQTMREEKELTPFSFDALQRTNTFRVMMDDYTVLEQLQERYSLHELGQQAADLAPNASAVMMVVGSHTTARELNSAANQLPLGVLAVAIRCVDKAEVRRSAIGGLDVVTLGDLEALPKALRAVGR encoded by the coding sequence ATGAACGTCGAGACCCCTCTCCCCAGCAACACGGCCGACGCGAAGGCCGCCCGCCGGGCCGCCAAGGCCGCCCGGAAGCGCGAGCGTGCTGATGCCCGCGCCCTCGCCCGGAGGCAGAAGCGGCTCGCGTCCACCGGCGCAGCAGCATCGGGCGAGAGGGCGGCTGGTGCGGACGCCACGCAGCCCTCCGCCTCGGCGGCGCAGAAGCCCGTCAGCCTGCGCGAGCGCATGGCTGAGGTCTGGATGCGGCGCATCCATCCCGTGATCGACGTGATCTCGCCGATCGGGTGGGCCGTCCTGGGCGTGGCCCTGGCCTGCTGGACACTGGGCCTGATCTTCAAGATCACCGAGCTGAACGTGATCGCCCTGGCGCTCACCCTGCCGCTGGTCATCGCAGCCCTGTTCGTGCTGGGGCGCACCTCGTACAAGGTCACGCTGGATCTGCAGACCCACCGCGTGGTGGTGGGCACCCGTGCGGTGGGCCGCGTGGAGGTCGCCAACCCCACCCAGCGGGTCATCCTGCCCTCGCGTATCGAGCTCGCCGTGGGCGCTGCTACCGCGCAGTTCATGGTGCCGCGTCTGGCGGCGGAGCAGTCCCATGAGGAGCTGTTCGCCGTACCGACCAGGCGTCGTGCTGTTCTTGTGGTCGGGCCCGTGCGCTCGGTCCGCGACGACCCGCTGTCGCTGATGCGGCGTCAGGTCACCTGGGCCAAGTCCCAGGAGCTGTACGTGCACCCCCGCACGGTGCGGCTGGACGAGGCAGCCAGTGGATACCTGCGCGACCTGGAGGGAACCCCGTCCTCCGACCTGTCCAGTTCGGACATCGCCTTCCATGCACTGCGGGACTACACCCCCGGTGACGACCGTCGGCACGTGCACTGGCGCACCACCGCTCGCACGGGCAAGCTCATGGTGCGACAGTTCGAGGAGACCCGCCGTTCCCACGTGGTGGTGGCACTGGACAACCTCGCTGATCACTACGCGAGCGAGGACGAGTTCGAACTGGCCGTCTCCGCCGCCGCCTCGATCTCTGCGCAGACCATGCGCGAGGAGAAGGAGCTGACCCCGTTCAGCTTCGATGCCCTGCAGCGTACGAACACCTTCCGCGTGATGATGGATGATTACACGGTGCTGGAGCAGTTGCAGGAACGCTATTCACTGCATGAGCTGGGGCAGCAGGCGGCCGACCTGGCCCCCAACGCCTCAGCGGTGATGATGGTGGTCGGGTCGCACACCACGGCCCGCGAGCTGAACTCCGCCGCGAACCAGCTGCCTCTTGGCGTGCTGGCCGTCGCGATCCGCTGCGTGGACAAAGCCGAGGTGCGCCGAAGCGCGATCGGAGGGCTGGACGTGGTGACGCTGGGCGATCTCGAGGCGCTGCCGAAGGCTCTTCGGGCGGTGGGTCGATGA
- a CDS encoding AAA family ATPase, with amino-acid sequence MSMTPEQARWFADTFDKLVQSVGQAVLGKNNVVRLVLTAMMAPGHVLLEDAPGTGKTSLARSIAATVQGTSTRIQFTPDLLPSDVTGVTIYDQNTKSFEFHKGPVFANVVLADEINRASPKTQSAMLEVMEEGRVTVDGVTHEVGNPFMVIATQNPIEQAGTYRLPEAQLDRFLMKTSLGYPDHASSVQILQGSALRDRSRQLSPRISLQAVNDMTQLASTVHVDPAVLEYVSRLMEETRLAPEVRVGVSIRGALALMRAVKVWAAVHGRHYVIPDDVKELVDVVWLHRFVLDPEAEFAGTTAKTVMDKILSEVAPPQARQQTA; translated from the coding sequence ATGAGCATGACCCCCGAACAGGCCCGATGGTTCGCCGATACCTTCGACAAGCTGGTCCAGAGCGTCGGCCAGGCCGTCCTGGGCAAGAACAACGTGGTGCGCCTGGTCCTCACGGCGATGATGGCCCCCGGTCACGTGCTGCTGGAGGACGCCCCCGGCACCGGCAAGACGTCGCTCGCACGCTCGATCGCGGCCACGGTGCAGGGAACCAGCACCCGCATCCAGTTCACCCCGGACCTGCTGCCCTCCGACGTCACCGGCGTGACGATCTACGACCAGAACACGAAGTCCTTCGAGTTCCACAAGGGCCCCGTGTTCGCCAACGTGGTGCTGGCCGACGAGATCAACCGCGCCTCGCCGAAGACCCAGTCGGCGATGCTCGAGGTGATGGAGGAGGGGCGCGTCACCGTGGACGGAGTCACCCATGAGGTGGGGAACCCCTTCATGGTGATCGCCACCCAGAACCCCATCGAGCAGGCCGGCACGTACCGCCTGCCCGAGGCGCAGCTGGACCGCTTCCTGATGAAGACCTCGCTCGGTTACCCCGACCACGCTTCCAGCGTGCAGATCCTCCAGGGCTCCGCGCTGCGTGACCGCAGCCGCCAGCTCAGCCCGCGCATCTCCCTGCAGGCCGTCAATGACATGACCCAGCTGGCCTCCACCGTGCACGTGGACCCCGCCGTGCTGGAGTACGTGTCCCGGCTGATGGAGGAGACCCGCCTGGCGCCCGAGGTGCGCGTAGGTGTCTCCATCCGCGGCGCGCTCGCCCTGATGCGCGCCGTGAAGGTGTGGGCCGCGGTCCACGGTCGTCACTACGTGATCCCGGACGACGTCAAGGAACTGGTGGACGTGGTGTGGCTGCACCGCTTCGTGCTCGATCCCGAAGCGGAGTTCGCCGGCACCACCGCCAAGACCGTGATGGACAAGATCCTCAGCGAGGTGGCGCCTCCCCAGGCCCGACAGCAGACGGCATGA
- a CDS encoding Ig-like domain-containing protein, producing the protein MSITAGVKRRRRRSSTVSAAVLAIVALVITGFAINFRGLSSSDVEVSNGGVWVMNEQERLMGRLNVAAQELDARLAQNGDDLELLQAGYTVIETGPRGMTPINTAAVSRNAMVELPPNSQVRLGGDRVAIAAPDGRLWILSPDEAAAFSAGSVEPTHESKSGDLQVAVSTAGTVFLLEGDSLLVFPRNIDTRKTTAEDPIEVGGLSTEAGTVELTAVGEEPVILDRAQRMLRIGTKHKEYQLTEYGVADLGSARIQQPSPASENVVLATQDSLFVIPLNGGSAQVHPARGTGTPVAPAQAKGCAYGAWNESLAYVRACGDKVISESVPDAKSDGALVLRVNHDLVVLNDQKFGLSWMIGDEMQLVDEWLIEQDIEMAEAEVREKKTLTTTITNVAAERDEQNRKPVAVDDQFGVRAGKSVVLPVTRNDNDPDGDILTVTVEGEQPSVGTVTPIQGGTQLQIVVNDDATGTATFSYRVDDGRKESDTATVTLDVKPSNENGAPEPSDQMVTKVQVRSGEEVSFNVLPYWQDPDGDAFYLANATVEPEDVVTFRADGLVTFTDAGIATGEKDVQLTFRDEHGMQGEGTLKIEAVAENDLAPITTADHVRIVAGRTATIKPLANDLNPNGGQLELTNVSEAEALTVDAALEAGTVNVAGDAPGTYYLEYTVAASSSSSASLGIIRVDVVEPSSEQLLPVAVDDMGTVTTGADTLVDPLENDVDPTGGVLVVNSVTVPEGSGLKVTVVAHSLVRVEAEPGAVVSEEPVALTYQVANSAGTAEGTIRVMVASTDTQFADPIGVPDRATVRAGDMVVVNVLSNDISPTDSKLSLGQELDGSQAEGKGRVETLQDQVRFIADDDASGEAVIKYEAVDETGRKGGANLTLRIIPADASNAPPRPENLIARTVAGTTVRIPVPTTGIDPDGDSVMLMGVTSPTPQLGEVVSATGEWIEYVPHENSVGTERFRYQVMDRQGAVGTAEVLVGIAEPNEMNQPPYAVDDIVEVRPDREVQVHALDNDTDPEGTPLSIVPADTEALSEIHVHGEAENAAENMVTATTPSENGTYQVLYSASDGQLKSSATVTLKVDENAPFRSPIARDDFVSAADVLDPEAEAIEVDVLANDSDPDGSTANLTVTLEGSPEGVEIVEGGIVRVTPQDEQQRYRYEIQDADDRTSNGYIWVPGRAKQAPVWVGETIQVQAGSETTIDLSDPQNIRVRPGAESARVTDPDLVVARGTDGTQLVQDESTLLYRAAEDFSGPDTISVEVTDGEVGDPMAATATLAIPVEVAAEDENLPPTLQGALMEVEQGGPQTSVDLAASASDPEDDELTFALGAYTEDPEVTIGLDGTSVTAQATPQATKGTIISVPVTVTDGTNDPVEATVQITVGGSSRPLLTTVLDTAVIDAGTTDSVPVLANDSNPFPGGNRTITNAVATSGTAEVAVEGENVVITPAADFNGILTVVYTVRDDTEDPDRDVPGEIQVTVRGKPDAPLAPRVAEVGDGMVDLNFTGGDDNGAPITGYRVTTASGPAVSQDCPSTSCTITGLTNDVEYTFQVISINEVGESEPSAPSAPARPDVRPEAPGPPSATRGDTSLTVTWAAPANRGSAIQRYDLQMQNTVTGELTEKNFEGGVTQHVWEGLSNGTDYKYRVRAHNLAPEPSEWSSWSVAEHPAGRPGKPAGAITAERVNNPLGGGVKVTWPAMTTAEANGEPITEYIVRASNGVSATVNASTRSHTFRGLDQDTEFTFTYTGVNSVGEGVKASAPSNPVTPWAVPAAPTGVQASMPDEGAGNGPNGRATVTWDAATGNGTRIEEYVVTWSGGGRREVKAPATSLEVTGLDNGTSYAFQVQARNRFKGGESKVSKASNSVKPYTKPDPPVISTKSSPCTDANTCPVTFTMTANGSDGGAGGKTLQYRVDGGGWENARNTSYTREEKLGSGESRKIDVRVRTVSKSGREMYSEERSATGKASTYTPPDPQVAGGGPNWGGKVPPGTSGCSSDNCYYFTITLQNLQPGQTYTVVYKNVHPNGQFREWASFDLNAGADGRATTPTRFYGHWADTGNPNVVYVSHGSNGQKEVGRYYSPD; encoded by the coding sequence ATGTCGATCACCGCGGGGGTGAAGCGGCGACGACGCCGTTCCAGCACGGTCTCAGCGGCGGTATTGGCGATCGTGGCGCTGGTCATCACGGGTTTCGCGATCAACTTCCGCGGCCTGTCGTCCTCGGACGTCGAGGTCTCCAACGGTGGCGTCTGGGTGATGAACGAGCAGGAGCGGCTGATGGGGCGGCTCAACGTCGCTGCCCAGGAGCTCGACGCGCGTCTCGCCCAGAACGGTGATGATCTCGAACTGCTGCAAGCGGGCTACACGGTGATCGAAACCGGTCCGCGCGGCATGACACCGATCAACACTGCGGCAGTGAGCCGCAACGCCATGGTGGAGCTCCCGCCCAACTCCCAGGTGCGCCTCGGAGGGGACCGGGTGGCGATCGCCGCTCCCGATGGCCGGCTCTGGATCCTGTCCCCTGATGAAGCGGCCGCGTTCTCGGCCGGGTCGGTGGAGCCCACGCACGAGTCGAAGTCCGGCGATCTCCAGGTCGCGGTGAGCACCGCAGGCACGGTGTTCCTGCTCGAGGGTGACAGCCTGCTGGTGTTCCCTCGCAACATCGACACCCGCAAGACCACCGCGGAGGACCCGATCGAGGTCGGTGGGCTCTCCACGGAAGCGGGAACGGTGGAGCTGACCGCAGTGGGCGAGGAGCCCGTGATCCTCGATCGAGCCCAGCGCATGCTGCGCATCGGCACGAAGCACAAGGAGTACCAGCTCACCGAGTACGGTGTCGCCGATCTCGGCTCGGCGCGGATCCAGCAGCCCAGCCCCGCCTCCGAGAATGTCGTCCTGGCCACTCAGGACTCGCTGTTCGTCATCCCCTTGAACGGAGGCAGCGCTCAGGTCCATCCTGCGCGCGGCACCGGTACCCCCGTGGCGCCGGCCCAGGCGAAGGGATGCGCCTACGGAGCATGGAACGAATCGCTCGCCTACGTCCGCGCGTGCGGCGACAAGGTGATCAGCGAGTCGGTCCCCGATGCCAAGAGCGACGGCGCTCTGGTCCTGCGCGTGAACCACGATCTGGTCGTGCTGAACGACCAGAAGTTCGGGCTCTCGTGGATGATCGGCGACGAGATGCAGCTCGTGGATGAGTGGCTGATCGAGCAGGACATCGAGATGGCCGAAGCGGAGGTGCGGGAGAAGAAGACCCTCACCACGACCATCACCAATGTCGCGGCGGAGCGCGACGAGCAGAACCGCAAGCCGGTCGCGGTCGATGACCAGTTCGGTGTGCGTGCGGGCAAGAGCGTCGTGCTGCCGGTCACTCGCAACGACAACGACCCCGACGGTGACATCCTCACCGTCACCGTGGAGGGGGAGCAGCCGTCCGTCGGCACGGTCACCCCGATCCAGGGCGGCACCCAGCTGCAGATCGTGGTGAACGACGATGCCACTGGCACTGCCACCTTCTCCTATCGCGTCGACGATGGCCGCAAGGAGTCCGACACCGCTACCGTGACCCTCGACGTGAAGCCATCCAACGAGAACGGGGCCCCGGAGCCCTCGGATCAGATGGTCACCAAGGTCCAGGTGCGCTCCGGCGAGGAGGTCTCCTTCAACGTCCTCCCGTACTGGCAGGACCCGGACGGTGATGCCTTCTACCTCGCCAACGCCACGGTCGAGCCCGAGGATGTGGTGACGTTCCGGGCGGACGGCCTCGTCACCTTCACCGATGCCGGTATCGCCACCGGTGAGAAGGATGTGCAGCTGACCTTCCGTGACGAGCACGGCATGCAGGGCGAGGGCACCCTCAAGATCGAAGCCGTCGCTGAGAACGACCTCGCCCCGATCACCACTGCTGATCATGTGCGCATCGTCGCCGGCCGCACCGCCACCATCAAGCCATTGGCCAACGATCTCAACCCCAACGGCGGTCAGCTCGAACTGACCAATGTCTCCGAGGCGGAGGCGCTCACCGTCGACGCTGCTCTCGAAGCAGGAACCGTCAATGTGGCCGGCGATGCACCCGGCACCTACTACCTCGAGTACACGGTCGCGGCGAGCAGCTCCAGCTCAGCGTCCCTGGGGATCATCCGCGTGGACGTGGTGGAACCCAGCTCCGAGCAGCTGCTGCCGGTGGCTGTGGACGACATGGGCACGGTCACCACCGGAGCCGACACCCTGGTCGACCCGCTCGAGAACGACGTGGACCCCACCGGTGGTGTCCTGGTGGTCAACTCGGTCACGGTCCCCGAGGGAAGCGGCCTGAAGGTGACCGTGGTCGCGCATTCCCTGGTTCGCGTGGAGGCTGAACCAGGCGCGGTGGTGAGTGAGGAGCCCGTGGCTCTCACGTATCAGGTCGCCAACTCCGCCGGTACCGCGGAGGGCACCATCCGGGTGATGGTGGCCAGTACTGACACCCAGTTCGCCGACCCCATCGGTGTGCCCGACCGCGCCACGGTGCGGGCCGGTGACATGGTCGTGGTCAACGTGCTCAGCAACGACATCTCTCCCACGGATTCCAAGCTCTCACTGGGTCAGGAGCTCGATGGCTCCCAGGCCGAGGGCAAGGGCCGGGTGGAGACCCTCCAGGACCAGGTGCGCTTCATCGCCGACGACGACGCCAGCGGCGAGGCCGTCATCAAGTACGAGGCGGTCGACGAGACAGGTCGTAAGGGTGGCGCGAACCTGACGCTTCGGATCATCCCTGCCGATGCCTCCAACGCTCCTCCGCGCCCGGAGAACCTGATCGCACGTACGGTCGCCGGCACCACCGTGCGCATCCCCGTCCCCACCACCGGTATCGATCCCGACGGCGACTCCGTGATGCTGATGGGCGTCACCAGTCCTACCCCGCAGCTGGGCGAGGTGGTCTCTGCCACCGGCGAGTGGATCGAGTACGTGCCGCATGAGAACTCCGTCGGTACCGAGCGGTTCCGGTACCAGGTGATGGACCGCCAGGGGGCGGTGGGCACAGCCGAGGTGCTGGTGGGCATCGCCGAGCCCAACGAGATGAATCAGCCCCCGTACGCGGTGGACGACATCGTCGAGGTCCGGCCCGATCGCGAGGTGCAGGTCCATGCGCTGGACAACGACACCGACCCGGAAGGGACACCGCTGAGCATCGTCCCGGCCGACACCGAAGCACTCTCCGAGATCCATGTCCACGGCGAGGCGGAGAACGCCGCGGAGAACATGGTGACCGCCACCACCCCGTCCGAGAACGGCACCTACCAGGTGCTGTACAGCGCTTCGGACGGTCAGTTGAAGAGCTCGGCCACTGTCACCCTCAAGGTCGATGAGAACGCGCCGTTCCGCTCCCCGATCGCCAGGGACGACTTCGTCTCAGCGGCCGACGTGCTGGACCCGGAGGCCGAGGCGATCGAGGTGGACGTGCTGGCCAACGACTCCGACCCCGATGGCAGCACGGCCAACCTCACCGTCACCCTCGAGGGCAGCCCCGAGGGCGTGGAGATCGTCGAGGGCGGCATCGTCCGTGTCACCCCGCAGGATGAGCAGCAGCGGTACCGCTATGAGATCCAGGACGCGGACGATCGCACCTCCAACGGGTACATCTGGGTGCCGGGCCGCGCCAAGCAGGCACCGGTGTGGGTGGGGGAGACCATCCAGGTCCAGGCCGGCAGCGAGACGACCATCGACCTCTCCGATCCTCAGAACATCAGGGTTCGGCCGGGCGCCGAGTCTGCGAGGGTGACCGACCCGGATCTGGTCGTCGCCCGGGGCACCGACGGCACCCAGCTGGTCCAGGACGAGTCCACCCTCCTGTACCGAGCAGCAGAGGACTTCTCGGGTCCGGACACGATCTCCGTGGAGGTCACCGACGGCGAGGTGGGGGATCCGATGGCCGCAACCGCGACCCTCGCGATCCCGGTCGAGGTGGCCGCCGAGGACGAGAACCTGCCCCCCACCCTGCAGGGTGCACTGATGGAGGTGGAGCAGGGCGGCCCGCAGACCTCGGTGGACCTGGCCGCCTCCGCGTCGGACCCTGAGGACGATGAACTGACCTTCGCCCTCGGCGCGTACACCGAGGACCCGGAGGTGACGATCGGGTTGGACGGCACCTCGGTGACGGCGCAGGCCACTCCGCAGGCGACGAAGGGAACCATCATCTCGGTGCCGGTCACCGTCACCGACGGCACGAACGATCCGGTCGAGGCCACCGTCCAGATCACCGTGGGCGGGTCCAGTCGGCCCCTGCTGACGACCGTGCTGGACACCGCCGTGATCGATGCCGGGACCACGGACTCGGTACCTGTGCTCGCCAACGACTCCAACCCGTTCCCGGGTGGCAACAGGACGATCACCAACGCCGTCGCCACCAGCGGCACCGCTGAGGTCGCGGTCGAGGGTGAGAACGTGGTGATCACCCCTGCCGCCGACTTCAACGGCATCCTCACCGTCGTCTACACCGTGCGCGACGACACCGAGGACCCCGACCGTGATGTCCCCGGGGAGATCCAGGTGACTGTGCGCGGGAAGCCGGATGCGCCGTTGGCGCCCCGCGTCGCCGAGGTGGGTGACGGGATGGTGGACCTCAACTTCACCGGAGGTGACGACAACGGTGCCCCGATCACCGGTTACCGCGTGACCACGGCCTCCGGCCCCGCTGTATCGCAGGACTGCCCCTCGACCTCGTGCACCATCACGGGGCTGACCAACGATGTGGAGTACACCTTCCAGGTGATCTCCATCAACGAGGTGGGGGAGTCCGAACCCTCGGCCCCCTCGGCGCCGGCGCGGCCCGATGTGCGCCCGGAGGCTCCCGGCCCGCCGTCGGCGACGCGCGGGGACACCAGCCTCACCGTGACCTGGGCGGCGCCCGCCAACCGCGGTTCCGCCATCCAGCGGTACGACCTGCAGATGCAGAACACCGTCACAGGCGAGCTCACGGAGAAGAACTTCGAGGGCGGGGTCACGCAGCACGTGTGGGAGGGCCTGAGCAATGGCACCGACTACAAGTACCGCGTGCGTGCCCACAATCTGGCGCCGGAGCCCTCGGAGTGGTCGAGTTGGTCCGTGGCCGAGCACCCGGCCGGCCGGCCCGGCAAGCCCGCCGGAGCCATCACCGCAGAACGCGTGAACAATCCTCTGGGCGGTGGTGTGAAGGTGACCTGGCCGGCCATGACCACCGCTGAGGCCAACGGCGAACCGATCACCGAGTACATCGTCCGTGCATCCAACGGAGTCTCCGCCACCGTGAACGCCTCCACCCGGTCGCACACGTTCCGGGGCCTGGACCAGGACACCGAGTTCACCTTCACCTACACGGGTGTGAACTCGGTGGGGGAGGGAGTCAAGGCCTCCGCGCCCTCCAACCCGGTCACCCCGTGGGCGGTTCCTGCGGCACCCACCGGTGTGCAGGCGTCCATGCCCGACGAGGGGGCCGGCAATGGTCCCAATGGTCGGGCGACCGTCACCTGGGACGCTGCCACGGGCAACGGCACGCGGATCGAGGAGTACGTCGTCACCTGGAGCGGTGGTGGCCGACGCGAGGTCAAGGCCCCGGCCACATCACTGGAGGTCACAGGGCTCGACAATGGCACCTCGTACGCCTTCCAGGTCCAGGCCCGGAACCGATTCAAGGGCGGCGAGAGCAAGGTCTCCAAGGCCTCCAACTCGGTGAAGCCCTACACGAAGCCGGATCCCCCGGTGATCAGCACGAAGAGCTCGCCCTGCACCGATGCGAACACCTGTCCGGTCACCTTCACCATGACCGCCAACGGCAGCGACGGCGGCGCCGGCGGTAAGACCCTGCAGTACCGTGTGGACGGAGGCGGCTGGGAGAACGCCAGGAACACCTCCTACACCCGGGAGGAGAAGCTCGGCTCCGGGGAGTCCCGGAAGATCGATGTTCGAGTTCGCACGGTCTCCAAGAGCGGTCGCGAGATGTACAGCGAGGAGCGCTCGGCCACCGGGAAGGCCTCCACGTACACCCCGCCGGATCCGCAGGTGGCCGGGGGCGGTCCCAACTGGGGCGGGAAGGTTCCTCCGGGGACCAGTGGGTGCAGCTCCGACAACTGCTACTACTTCACGATCACCCTTCAGAACCTCCAACCAGGCCAGACTTACACGGTGGTCTACAAGAACGTCCACCCCAATGGACAGTTCCGTGAGTGGGCCTCCTTCGATCTGAATGCAGGGGCTGACGGTCGCGCGACGACGCCGACGCGCTTCTACGGCCACTGGGCAGACACGGGGAACCCCAATGTGGTGTACGTGAGCCATGGGTCGAACGGCCAAAAGGAAGTAGGCCGGTACTACAGTCCGGACTGA
- a CDS encoding polyprenyl synthetase family protein has protein sequence MSSSLSAVPDIDEDLAQAVMERLVTVEDRLRDSVATNDHLARWTARHLMDAGGKRVRPMLVLLAAALGDMHRDDVIDGAVLVELTHLASLYHDDVMDSASTRRGTRAAHEVWGNNVAILTGDFLFARASGLSSRLGTEAVRLHSLTFERLCLGQLHETVGPQEGEDPFDHYVSVLADKTASLLALAGQLGAQLSGAPQGVDDVMRRYGEKVGVAFQLADDVLDLESDPDTSGKTPGTDLREGVPTMPTLLVRRRAAEGDLGAESLVHALESDLSDDEALSRVVTMLRQDPALEETRALAQRTADDAVAILEELPEGPVREALIAFTRTLVERRR, from the coding sequence ATGTCGTCCAGCCTGTCGGCCGTGCCCGACATCGATGAGGATCTGGCTCAGGCTGTCATGGAGCGTCTCGTCACCGTCGAGGATCGGCTCCGAGACTCCGTGGCGACCAATGACCACCTCGCGCGGTGGACCGCACGACACCTCATGGACGCCGGGGGCAAGCGCGTTCGCCCCATGCTGGTCCTGCTGGCCGCGGCCCTCGGGGACATGCACCGCGACGACGTGATCGACGGTGCCGTCCTGGTGGAGCTCACGCATCTGGCCAGCCTGTACCACGATGACGTCATGGACTCGGCGAGCACCCGGCGTGGCACGCGCGCGGCGCACGAGGTGTGGGGCAACAACGTCGCGATCCTCACCGGCGACTTCCTCTTCGCCCGGGCCAGCGGTCTCAGCTCGCGCCTCGGTACCGAAGCCGTCCGGTTGCACTCCCTGACGTTCGAGCGGCTGTGCCTCGGCCAGCTGCACGAGACTGTGGGCCCCCAGGAGGGTGAGGACCCGTTCGACCATTACGTATCCGTCCTGGCGGACAAGACCGCGTCCCTGCTGGCCTTGGCAGGTCAGCTCGGTGCGCAGCTGTCCGGCGCTCCGCAGGGTGTGGACGATGTGATGCGCCGCTACGGCGAGAAGGTGGGCGTTGCCTTCCAGCTCGCCGATGACGTGCTCGACCTCGAGAGTGATCCCGATACCAGCGGCAAGACCCCTGGTACAGACCTTCGGGAAGGAGTTCCGACGATGCCCACCTTGCTGGTGCGTCGTCGGGCCGCTGAGGGAGATCTCGGCGCCGAATCCCTGGTGCATGCGCTCGAAAGCGATCTCAGCGATGACGAGGCGCTCTCCCGGGTCGTCACCATGCTGCGTCAGGACCCGGCGCTGGAAGAGACCCGCGCACTCGCCCAACGCACCGCCGACGATGCCGTCGCGATCCTCGAGGAGCTGCCGGAGGGGCCGGTACGGGAGGCTCTGATCGCTTTCACCCGCACTCTGGTGGAGCGTCGACGCTGA
- the tyrS gene encoding tyrosine--tRNA ligase — translation MQTVLDDLDWRGLVVQTTGREALGSALAKGPVSLYCGFDPTASSLHVGHLTQVLTMRRFQLAGHKPIALVGGATGLIGDPRMSGERVLNDSSVVAGWVDSLRDQISRFLDLEGEYGVTMVNNLDWIGGLSALEFLRDMGKHFRMGTMLAKDTVARRLASDEGISYTEFSYQVLQGIDYLELHRRHGVTLQYGGNDQWGNLLSGVDLIHKVEGHDVHALTTPLVTKADGTKFGKSEGGSVWLDPQLTSPYAFHQFWLNAADSDVMNYLRFFTFRDREDIAELEQATQDASHERRAQRALADDLTTLVHGQQATDQAKAAASVLFGRGDVRELDKPTIRAIAGELPGAQLPGSTSLVDAFVAAGIVPSKGAARRAADEGGLSVNGEKIAGDDLAGELAALSPLPGKHLLLRRGRKTAAMVQLSD, via the coding sequence ATGCAGACCGTCCTGGACGACCTCGACTGGCGAGGACTCGTCGTGCAGACCACCGGGCGCGAGGCGCTCGGAAGCGCTCTGGCCAAGGGACCGGTCTCCCTGTACTGCGGCTTCGACCCCACCGCGTCCTCCCTCCACGTCGGCCACCTGACCCAGGTGCTCACCATGCGCCGCTTCCAGCTGGCCGGCCACAAGCCCATCGCCCTGGTGGGCGGGGCCACCGGCCTGATCGGCGACCCGCGCATGTCGGGGGAGCGGGTCCTCAATGACTCCTCCGTCGTCGCCGGCTGGGTGGACTCGCTGCGCGATCAGATCTCCCGCTTCCTCGACCTCGAGGGCGAGTACGGCGTGACCATGGTGAACAACCTGGACTGGATCGGCGGCCTCAGCGCCCTGGAGTTTCTGCGCGACATGGGCAAGCACTTCCGCATGGGGACGATGCTGGCCAAGGACACGGTGGCCAGGCGACTGGCCAGCGATGAGGGGATCAGCTACACCGAGTTCAGCTACCAGGTGCTCCAGGGCATCGATTACCTCGAGCTGCATCGGCGCCACGGTGTCACCCTGCAGTACGGGGGGAACGATCAGTGGGGGAACCTGCTCTCGGGCGTGGACCTGATCCACAAGGTGGAGGGCCACGACGTGCACGCCCTGACCACGCCGCTGGTCACCAAGGCCGACGGCACCAAGTTCGGCAAGAGCGAGGGCGGTTCCGTCTGGCTGGACCCCCAGCTCACCAGCCCCTACGCCTTCCACCAGTTCTGGCTGAACGCTGCGGACTCGGACGTCATGAACTACCTGCGCTTCTTCACCTTCCGGGACCGCGAGGACATCGCGGAGCTGGAGCAGGCCACTCAGGATGCCTCCCATGAGAGGCGGGCACAGCGTGCCCTCGCCGATGACCTCACCACTCTGGTGCACGGGCAGCAGGCCACGGATCAGGCGAAGGCCGCCGCCAGCGTGCTGTTCGGCCGCGGTGATGTGCGCGAGCTGGACAAGCCGACGATCCGTGCGATCGCGGGTGAACTGCCCGGGGCCCAGCTGCCCGGCAGCACCTCCTTGGTCGATGCCTTCGTCGCTGCGGGGATCGTCCCCTCAAAGGGGGCGGCCCGCCGAGCGGCGGACGAAGGAGGCCTCTCCGTGAACGGCGAGAAGATCGCCGGCGATGATCTCGCCGGTGAGCTGGCCGCGCTCTCGCCCCTGCCCGGCAAGCACCTCCTGCTACGTCGCGGCAGGAAGACGGCCGCTATGGTGCAACTGTCCGACTGA